In the Macrobrachium rosenbergii isolate ZJJX-2024 chromosome 23, ASM4041242v1, whole genome shotgun sequence genome, one interval contains:
- the LOC136851319 gene encoding dual specificity protein phosphatase 19 — translation MASLAEQLSAKRSVLRHTHTQVTTPDGQSRIEELKADGSQVVTPLSKVSPGFVVDTKPDLRYTRILNGVILGSQDVAHDLDILTGNKITHILNVATGIHNLFEGWFTYKTKEVLDTPSCRIIDILDECCDFIHNVVVGGGCVLVHCNAGVSRSASVVIAYLMRYYGMNYEEAFKFVKTKRSFIRPNTGFVEQLKEYEKKLGV, via the coding sequence ATGGCTAGTTTAGCTGAGCAGTTGTCTGCTAAGCGTAGTGTATTACGTCACACCCACACACAAGTTACCACCCCAGATGGTCAATCAAGAATTGAAGAATTAAAGGCCGATGGATCCCAGGTTGTAACTCCTCTTTCAAAAGTCAGCCCTGGCTTTGTTGTAGACACAAAACCAGACCTCAGGTATACCCGCATCCTGAATGGGGTTATCCTTGGATCTCAGGATGTTGCCCATGATCTTGACATCTTAACTGGTAATAAAATAACTCATATCCTTAATGTTGCTACTGGAATACACAACTTGTTTGAAGGATGGTTCACATACAAAACTAAAGAGGTACTGGATACCCCTTCTTGTCGTATTATTGACATCCTAGACGAGTGTTGTGATTTTATTCATAATGTTGTAGTAGGTGGTGGGTGTGTCTTAGTTCACTGTAATGCTGGAGTATCCCGTTCAGCTTCTGTTGTCATTGCTTACCTTATGAGATATTATGGTATGAATTATGAGGAGGCTTTTAAATTTGTCAAGACCAAAAGATCATTCATTAGACCTAACACAGGTTTTGTTGAGCAACTAAAAGAGTATGAGAAGAAATTGGGTgtctaa